AAAAAAAAAGCAACGGCCTGATAAGGACTTGCTGATGGAAATGGTTTTTGCTAATAACCTTGTTTTGCAAGATCACGAGATCTTCTTCTTATGAAACAAAAGGAATTAAAACATGGGTTTTTCGTTGTGGGGGATTCTTTCGAATGACCTCGCTATTGACCTAGGTACAGCTAATACCCTCATTTACGTTCGGGGACAAGGAATTGTTTGTAATGAGTCATCAGTGGTTGCGGTACAAAAAGACGTTCGTGGAGGACGGCGCGTCCTGGCAGTTGGACTTGAAGCAAAGCGAATGTTGGGGAGAACCCCTGGCAATATTGTAGCGATCCGGCCTCTCAAGGATGGTGTTATCGCCGATTTTGAGATTACCGAAGCAATGCTCAAGTATTTTATTGGGAAAGTTCATAACCACCGAAAACATTTAGTCAGACCACGAGTTGTCATTTGCGTTCCCAACGGGATTACTGAGGTCGAAAAACGAGCGGTCAAGGAATCAGCGGAACTGGCAGGGGCACGTGAAGTCTATCTTATGGAGGAGCCAATGGCTGCTGCCATTGGTTCAGGTTTGCCGATTACTGAGCCAGTCGGTAATATGATTGTTGATATCGGTGGTGGGACGACTGAAGTTGCTGTCATCTCTCTTGCTGGTGTAGTCTTCTCCCGTTCTATCCGTGTGGGTGGAGATAAGATGGATGAGGCTATCATCCAGTACATCAAGCGAAAGTATAACTTGCTGATTGGAGAACGTACGGCCGAGTTGATTAAGATCACTATTGGCTCTGCTTATCCAGGTGATGATATCCAGACAATGGAGATCAAAGGGCGTGATCTTGTCGCGGGGGTCCCCAAAACTGTACAGCTGACAGACGAAGAGATTCGCGACTCCCTTCTCGAGTCGATTAACCAGATCGTCGAAGCTGTCCTCATCGCATTAGAACGGACACCGCCTGAGCTTGCCTCTGACATTGTCGATAAAGGAATTGTACTGGCCGGTGGGGG
This sequence is a window from Deltaproteobacteria bacterium. Protein-coding genes within it:
- a CDS encoding rod shape-determining protein gives rise to the protein MGFSLWGILSNDLAIDLGTANTLIYVRGQGIVCNESSVVAVQKDVRGGRRVLAVGLEAKRMLGRTPGNIVAIRPLKDGVIADFEITEAMLKYFIGKVHNHRKHLVRPRVVICVPNGITEVEKRAVKESAELAGAREVYLMEEPMAAAIGSGLPITEPVGNMIVDIGGGTTEVAVISLAGVVFSRSIRVGGDKMDEAIIQYIKRKYNLLIGERTAELIKITIGSAYPGDDIQTMEIKGRDLVAGVPKTVQLTDEEIRDSLLESINQIVEAVLIALERTPPELASDIVDKGIVLAGGGALLRNLDVLLREETGLPVVVADDPLTAVVMGAGKALDELSLLKELAIQ